ATCGTGTACCGCTAGAAACGGAACATGAACAGGTCAATACCTTACTGGCAATGATCATCACCACAACGCCAGGTACGGTTTCTGCGGGTATTGATCAGGAACGTGGAGATATTCTGGTTCATGCGTTGAGCACGGATAATACCGAATCTGATATTGAAGACATCAAACAACGTTATGAAATTCCACTTATGGAAATTTTTGATGTAAAAAGCAAAACGGAGGCAAGTGCATGACCATCCTACCCTATGCTCTAGGTATTAGCTCAATTGCCATTACAATCTCTATGCTACTTTGTCTCTTCAGATTGGTCATAGGCCCATCAATTGTAGATCGACTTTTAGCACTCGATACTCTCTTCTTAAATGCAACTTGCCTCATTGTTGTTTTAGGCATTTATTGGATGACGACCTCTTTATTTGAAGGAGCTCTACTGGTTGCTATGCTAGGTTTCGTATCTACAGCAGCCTTAGCACGTTACTTCACAACTGGTCACGTAATCGATTAAGGAGAGATCAAAATGCAGTTCGTAATGGAAATTATTGTTTCGGTCTTTTTGGTTTTTGGCGCTTTCTTTATGTTAGTCGGCTCGATTGGTATGGTCCGCTTACCCGACTTATTCATGCGCTTACACGCACCCACAAAATCGAGCACGTTAGGATTAGGCAGTTTTTTGATTGCGTCTATGATCTTTTTTGCTTTTCAAGGCCGCTTTGGTTTTGCCGAGCTACTGATCACACTTTTAGCTTTTATTACCGCACCGGTTTCAGCAAATTTAATTGCTCAAGCTGCGCTACATTTACGTTTGCGCTCACTGAGTGGAGAAGTTCCTGAGTCAATTGAACGCCCCTTGCCATGGGACCGTTATAAAATTGGCCAGCGTTTCTCGCAAAATAAACCGCCTATGGATCCTCCTAAAGATTAGGAAAAAGCCCAACAATAAAAAAGCCACCCGAAGGTGGCTTTTTTATTTTTAATATTACTGTTCTTCGTCTGAATCGCGTTTCGGTAAATCATTTACCGCTTTTTCGATCAAACCAAACATATAGTTACCATAAGCATTCGTCTTATCATAATGAAAACGCAATCTTGGCGTAATACGTGTCTTGATACGACGGCTCAATTCATGACGCAAGAAACCAGAAGCTTTATTTAATACATCTAAAGTTTCTTTATTTGCTGCTTCACTTTGCTCATCGCCAAGCTCACGTCCCATTACGGTGACATAAACTTCAGCATAACCCATGTCTGCACTGACTTTCACCGCAGAGATGGTCACCAGACCACCTAAGCGAGGATCTTTAAGCTCTTGACGAATCAGCTCAGACAACTCGCGTTGAACTGAATCCGCCATGCGCTTTAAGCGTTGGCTACCCGCCATTAAAGACTCCGTTTAATCAATTGAACATCATAGACTTCAATTTTATCTTTCACTTTGATGTCTTTATAACCTTTCACCGCAAGACCACATTCCATACCGGCACGAACTTCTTCAACCACTTCTTTATAGCGACGAAGAGATTCAAGCTCACCTTGGAACACAACCACGTCATCACGTAATACGCGAATCGGTTTATTACGATGCAATACACCTTCAAGTACCATACAGCCTGCTGCTGCACCAAACTTACTTGAGTGGAATACTTCACGTACTTCAGCAACACCCAAGATAGTTTCACGATGTTCAGGAGCAAGTTTACCGCTCATAGCATCTTTCACATCATCAATTAATTCATAGATGATGCTGTAGTAACGAATATCGATACCGTCTTGGTCACTTCTCTGACGAGCAGTCGTATCAGCACGAACGTTAAAGCCTAACAATACAGCTTCTGAAGATTCAGCAAGAATCACATCAGACTCAGTAATCGCGCCAACACCCGAACTAATTACACGAACTTTTACTTCATCAGTAGATAATTCATGTAAAGCTGCATTCAATGCTTCTAAAGTACCACGTACGTCTGTTCTTAAAACAACGTTCACTGTAGGAACATCTTTTTTGCCCATTGACGACATGATATTTTCAAGACGCATTGCGCTTTGACGATCAATACGTTTTTGACGTTCACGGTCAGCACGAGCATCAGCAACTTCACGCGCTTTCTTCTCGTCATTTACAACAAGAACTTCATCACCTGCCATTGGAGCATCTGGAAGACCCAGAATTTCTACTGGAATAGATGGTCCTGCTGATTTAATCGGCTTACCATTTTCATCAGACATTGCACGGACACGACCATATGATGAACCTGCAAGAACGAGGTCACCAATGTTTAATGTACCGTTTTGAACAAGAATAGAAGTTACTGCACCACGGCCTTTATCAACACGTGCTTCAATAACAACACCTTGTGCAGCACCTTCAGCAGATGCTTTTAATTCCATCAATTCTGATTGAATAAGAATTAAATCAAGGAGTTCATCAATACCTTGTCCACTGTGTGCAGAAACCTTAGCAATCGGAACATCACCACCCCATTCTTCTGGAACGATTTGTTTCGTTGTTAATTCATTTAACACACGGTCTGGATCAGCAGATTCTTTATCCATTTTGTTGATTGCAACAATAATTGGAGTACCTGCTGCACGCGCATGGTCAATTGCTTCTGCAGTTTGTGGCATTACACCGTCATCTGCTGCAACAACCAATACAACGATATCCGTTGCTTTAGCACCACGTGCACGCATTGAAGTAAATGCAGCATGTCCCGGTGTATCAAGGAATGTAATGATTCCTTTGTCTGTTTCAACGTGATATGCACCAATATGCTGGGTAATACCACCTGCTTCGCCTGCCGCCACTTTCGAACGACGGATACGGTCAAGCAACGATGTTTTACCATGGTCAACGTGACCCATAATGGTAACAACTGGCGGACGAGTCGTTTGCTCACCACGTGCTTCTTCAGCCGCTTCAAGCAAGTTATCTTCCGCTTGAGTATCAGAAACTAAAACAGGGTTATGGCCCATTTCTTCAACAACAAGTGCTGCTGTATCTTGATCAATAGCTTGTTCCTGATTAACCAATTCACCCATTTTCATAAGTGTTTTGATAACTTCACGTACTTTAATCGCCATTTTTTGAGCAAGATCGGCAACAACAATGCTTGAACCGATTTCTACATCATAAACTTGCTTTTTAACTGGTTTTTCAAATCCATGCTTATTAGCTTGGCTTGATTTTAAACCACGTTTGTTATGGTTAACAAAGCTTTGCTCTTCTTGACCACGACGACCACCTTTTTTACCCGCACGAGGGTTAGTGGTTGCGCCACCGCGTTTAATTTCACGGTCTTCTTGCTTAAATGAATCTTCATAAGCTTGGCCAACTAAACCAGAAGCAAGTGGAGAATCATCAATCACACGAATTGTCGTAGTAGCTTCGTCACTTGAATACTTAGACGCCATTTTGCGCATCTGTTCAAGTGTACGTTGCTGAGCTTCTTCAGCCGCTTTACGACGCGCAGCTTCTTCAGTCGCTTTTAACTGAGCTGTTTGTGCTTCACGTGCTTTCTTTTGCTCTAATGTTTCTGCTGGTTTTGGTGCAGGTTTTACTGTACCACCACCACGTCTTTTCACTACTACAGCAGCTTTAGGAGCTGTCTGCGCAGCGCTATCTTGTTGATGAGCAGCACGCATAGCATCTAAAGTTGCTTTTGCTTTTTGCTCTGTTTGAAGACGCGCGTTTTGCTGTGCAGTGTCACGCGTTTGTTGTTCTACACGTGTTTTAGCTTCAGCTTCTGCACGTGCTTTAGCTTCAGCTGCAATTTGTTCAGGGTTTGGTTTAGCAAAAACCTGCTTTTTACGTACTTCTACGTTAATTGTTTTTGCTTTACCTGAAGTACTTGCAACTTTAGCGGTACTGGTTGTTTTACGTTTC
This region of Acinetobacter sp. XS-4 genomic DNA includes:
- a CDS encoding monovalent cation/H+ antiporter subunit F encodes the protein MTILPYALGISSIAITISMLLCLFRLVIGPSIVDRLLALDTLFLNATCLIVVLGIYWMTTSLFEGALLVAMLGFVSTAALARYFTTGHVID
- a CDS encoding Na+/H+ antiporter subunit G, which codes for MQFVMEIIVSVFLVFGAFFMLVGSIGMVRLPDLFMRLHAPTKSSTLGLGSFLIASMIFFAFQGRFGFAELLITLLAFITAPVSANLIAQAALHLRLRSLSGEVPESIERPLPWDRYKIGQRFSQNKPPMDPPKD
- a CDS encoding ribosome-binding factor A; this translates as MAGSQRLKRMADSVQRELSELIRQELKDPRLGGLVTISAVKVSADMGYAEVYVTVMGRELGDEQSEAANKETLDVLNKASGFLRHELSRRIKTRITPRLRFHYDKTNAYGNYMFGLIEKAVNDLPKRDSDEEQ
- the infB gene encoding translation initiation factor IF-2, translated to MTDKSIKELALSVERPVEKLLEQAREAGLPQRTADDIITTEQQDTLVNHLKKVHGQESGNTGKIALKRKTTSTAKVASTSGKAKTINVEVRKKQVFAKPNPEQIAAEAKARAEAEAKTRVEQQTRDTAQQNARLQTEQKAKATLDAMRAAHQQDSAAQTAPKAAVVVKRRGGGTVKPAPKPAETLEQKKAREAQTAQLKATEEAARRKAAEEAQQRTLEQMRKMASKYSSDEATTTIRVIDDSPLASGLVGQAYEDSFKQEDREIKRGGATTNPRAGKKGGRRGQEEQSFVNHNKRGLKSSQANKHGFEKPVKKQVYDVEIGSSIVVADLAQKMAIKVREVIKTLMKMGELVNQEQAIDQDTAALVVEEMGHNPVLVSDTQAEDNLLEAAEEARGEQTTRPPVVTIMGHVDHGKTSLLDRIRRSKVAAGEAGGITQHIGAYHVETDKGIITFLDTPGHAAFTSMRARGAKATDIVVLVVAADDGVMPQTAEAIDHARAAGTPIIVAINKMDKESADPDRVLNELTTKQIVPEEWGGDVPIAKVSAHSGQGIDELLDLILIQSELMELKASAEGAAQGVVIEARVDKGRGAVTSILVQNGTLNIGDLVLAGSSYGRVRAMSDENGKPIKSAGPSIPVEILGLPDAPMAGDEVLVVNDEKKAREVADARADRERQKRIDRQSAMRLENIMSSMGKKDVPTVNVVLRTDVRGTLEALNAALHELSTDEVKVRVISSGVGAITESDVILAESSEAVLLGFNVRADTTARQRSDQDGIDIRYYSIIYELIDDVKDAMSGKLAPEHRETILGVAEVREVFHSSKFGAAAGCMVLEGVLHRNKPIRVLRDDVVVFQGELESLRRYKEVVEEVRAGMECGLAVKGYKDIKVKDKIEVYDVQLIKRSL